The DNA segment CCACCACCTCCGGCGTATCGGCAAGGCGGCGTTCGAAGATCTGGCGATGGGCCTGGCCCTGCCGCTCCATGGCGATCTGGGCCAGCACAGTGATGCAGGATTGAAGCTTCCGCAGGTCCAACATGGCCTGATAGCGGAGGATCAGCCCGTCCCGCTCCAGCCGCCGCACACGCTCAAGGCAGGGACGGGGTGACAGGCCCACCCGTTCGGACAGGGCCTGATTGGTGATCCGGCCGTCCTGCTGAAGTTCCTTCAGGATCCGGATATCGATCTGGTCGAGCTTTCGCCGCATGGGCGGGACACTAGCACGAAGGAGGCTTCGGGCACACGAAATGGACGGCGGAAGCCTTCCGCCGTCCTTCGCCTGCCCGTGCAACCGGTCAGTCGCCGGCCTCCGCCAGTTCAAGCTGCGCGGCCCGTGCTCCACGCTTGGAATGACGGTCCAGGCGCAGGACAAGGCACCAAGCGGAGCCTCCGGACATGCCAAAGCTGCGGATCGGCACCTCATGGGTCGTGTAGCCGTGCTCCGCCACCATGGACCTCATGCGCTGTGACGCCTCGGCCAGCACGATATCGTCGCCCAGATTGACGGCGTTGCAGGCCAGCTTCTCCGCATCCTCCATTGGAACCTCAATCAGGTTCTCGTCGCCGACGATCTCCCGGATCAGGCCCTGTCCCTGACGGCTGAAGGCGCAGGGCACCCACATCACATGGCCGCGGGACAGCGGGTTCAGGCAGGTGTCCATGTGGTAGAAGCGCGGGTCAACCAGTTCCAGCGGCACGACCTGCTCCCCGAACAGCTCCGCCACCACCGGCGCTGCCTCCCGGTCTGAGCGGAAGCCGTAGCCGAGGAAGAAGGTCTCCCGATTGATGTCGTGCACGCAATCCCCGGCTCCCTCCAGATGCACCCCGGCGGGCATGTCATGCACCTCCGTCAGGATGCCGCGGGCGGCCAGTTGATCGAAGGCCTTCCGGAACAGGGGCGTTTCGCCCTGCCGCTCCGGAAAGCGGAAGGTGGCGTTCAGGGCCTTGCCGTCCAGGATGACGGCGGCATTGGCGGTGAACACCATGTCCGGCAGACCGTCGGCCGGCGGCACCAGCTCGATGGCGGCGCCGAGCTGTTCCAGCTTATGGCGCAGGAGCGACCAGCCGTCGGCGGAGCGGCCCGTCAGCTCGTCGCGCCGGCTGTTCCAGTCGTCGGGATGCATCCAAGGATTGATGCTGTAGCTGACTTCGAAATAGTCGGGCGCGCACATCATGATGCGGGCGCGCGGGGCGGCGTGCCTTGTGTCTGCCATGGTCCCTCCTGGGGCTCAGCCTTCGTCTGGTGTCGTGTCTTTGTTGGTTGGGCGCCCTAGGCGGGCACCTTTGCATCCGCCAGGAAGAGGGCGCTCAGCGTCTCCTCGAAGCGGTTGATCGCCCAGTCCAGCTCCTCTGCCGAAATGACCAGGGGCGGAGCGAAGCGGATGACGGTGTCGTGGGTTTCCTTCGAGAGGACGCCGTTGCGCATCAGCGCCTCGCAGACCGACCGCGCGGTGGCGAGGGTCGGGTTGATCTCTACCCCGACCCAGAGGCCGCGGCCGCGCACGCCGGCGATCAGCGGGGAGTTGATGGCGGACAGCCGCGTCATCATGTGCGCGCCCAGTTCCGCGGAACGCTCCACCAGCTTCTCGTCGGCAATGGTATTCAGCGCTTCCAGCCCCACGGCGGCGGCCAACGGGTTGCCGCCGAAAGTGGAGCCGTGGTTGCCCGGCACGAACTGGGAGATCACATCCCGGCGCGCCACGAAGGCGGAAACCGGCAGCACCCCGCCGCCCAGCGCCTTGCCGAGGCAGAGGCCGTCCGGGCGGATATCCTCATGCTGATAGGCGAACCATTTGCCGGTGCGGCCAAGGCCGGACTGGATTTCGTCCAGGATCATCAGGACATTCTGTCGGTCGCAGATTTCGCGGACCCGGCGCAGATAGCCCGTCGGCGGAACGACAATCCCAGCCTCGCCCTGGATGGGCTCGATCAGGATCGCGGCAGTATCGGGCGTGATGGCAGCTTCGAGCGCGTCGGCATCGCCATAATCCACCAGCCGAAATCCGGGGGCGAAGGGGCCGAAGCCGTCCTGATACTCCGCCTCGCTGGAGAAGCCGACAATGGTGGTGGTGCGGCCATGGAAGTTGCCCCTGGCGACAATGATCTCCGCCCGGCCCTCAGGGATGTTCTTGACCCGGTAGCCCCACCGGCGGGCGGCTTTGATCGCGGTTTCCACCGCTTCCGCCCCGGTGTTCATCGGGCAGGCGCCGTCGAGCCCGGTCAGCTCGCACAGCTTCGCCAGGAATGGACCCAGCCGATCAGTATGGAAGGCGCGGGAAACAACGGCGACCTTGGCGGCCTGCTCCGTCAGGGCGTGCAGAATGCGCGGATGGGAATGGCCGAGATTAACGGCCGAATAGGCGCTCATCATGTCCAGGTAGCGGGTGCCGTCGGCATCCCACATCCACACGCCTTCGGCGCGGCTGATCACCACTGGGAGCGGCTTGTAGTTCCGGGCGCACCAGCGCTCTTCCACCGCAATCGCATCGGCCACGACGTTCGCGCGCATGTCCATGTGATCCCCCCGTTCCGACCCTTGTTCAGGCTCCATTATTTCGAGTCTGGCACGGAGCAGGCAGCCGAAACGGCCGAAGAGGAGGGCATGGCCGACAGAAAGCGGTCCTGAACGGTACGCGGCTCAGCCGAACCGGACAGGCTGAGCCCGCTGCGGGCTCATCCGATTGCGCGGCGGGGCAGGCAAGATTTCCTTAACCCTGGGGCCGCTTAGGTGGAGGGGTTATTCATATCGGTGCAACGATCCCCGGATGACGTGGGGCACCGACGGCCCTATCATGGCATCGCGCGCCAGCAGAGTTGCCGGACGTAGCGGATTCAGGACGGCGGATGGGCAGGATTCCGGACCAGGGTATAAGGCGGAGACGGCGGGGAAATGGCGAACGCCATCCTGGACGCTTCCCTGTCCCCGGTCCGTTTGTCATGGCGGTGGCCCTGGCTGCCGGCATCCATTCGATGAGCGTCGCCAACGCTGCTCCAGCTGTCGATACGCAGGACCGGCTCCGCCAAGTTGAGCGGGATCTTCAGGCCGGGGAGAAGGAAAGGGCCAAGCTGGACGCCAGGGCCGAGGCGCTGGAGCAGGAACTCGCGGAACTGCGCGCATCCCTGATTTCCGCCGCCGCGGAGGCCCGCGCCAAGGGAGAGGAGCTGGACCGGCTGGAGACCGAGCTGGCCCGGCTTGACGCGGACGAGGCGGCGCGCAGTGCCCGGATCGAAGCGGACCGCGCCGCCCTGGCAGAGCTGCTGGCGGCCCTGCAACGCCTGTCCCGCATGCCGCCGGAAGCGATGATCGCGCGGCCGGAACCGCCATCCCGAACACTGAAGAGCGCGCTGCTTCTGCGCGCCGCGGTGCCGCAACTGAAGGAGCGGGCGGACGCGCTTGCGGCGGAACTGGAACAGTTGGCCAGTCTGCGCACGGAACTGGCTGCACAGCGGGAAGAGGTGGCCGCGGCCGCGGCGGCATTGGACCGCAGGCATGCGGAGACGGCCAAGCTGGCCGCGCGGCGCGAGGAACTGTACAGAAGCACCGACAGTGAGCGGCAGGCCCTGTCCACCCGGCTCGCGGCGCTGGCCGGGCAAGCGGGCGATCTGAAGGAACTGATCGACAAGGTCGAGGCGGAGCGGCGTGCCGCCGCCGAGCGGCAGCGCGCCGAAGAGGCTGCGCGGCAAGCCCAGGCGCAGGCCGAGCGGGAACGCCGGGCAAAAGAACGCGCCGAGGCGATGAAACGTGCCCCCGGAATGTCCAAATCCGGAGGAATGATCCTGCCCGTGGGCGGAGACGTCGTGACGCGCTATGGCGAGCAGGACAGATTCGGGGTGACCAGCCGCGGCCTTACGCTGAAGGGACGCGCTGGCGCGGATGTCGTCGCCCCGCTGGAGGGATCGGTGATGTTTGCCGGACCTTTCAAGGGCTACGGGCTTATCTTGATCCTGGAACATGCCGGTGGATATCATTCCCTGCTGGCAGGTCTGGGGCGGATCGATGGTCAGGTGGGTCAGCATGTGCTGGCGGGGGAACCCCTGGGAGCGCTGTCATCGGACGGCACGCCCACCATGTATTTCGAATTGCGGCGGGGTGGTCAGCCGATCAACCCCATGCACGGTGTCTCGTCCTCCGACGGCAAAGGGCAAAGTTGATATGAAGAAGCTCCTCTCATCGGTCGCAACGGTCTCGCTGCTCATGCTTGCTCCGGCCTGCGCCGGCGCGCAGGGCAAGCAGGCGGTCCAGTCAGACACCTACAAGCAGCTTGACCTGTTCGCCGACGTGTTCGAGCGCGTACGCTCCGAGTATGTCGAGCAGGTCACGGACGAGGAGCTGATCGAGGCGGCCATCTCCGGCATGCTGACCTCGCTGGACCCGCATTCCAGCTTCCTGAACAAGGACAGCTTCCAGGATATGCAGGTGCAGACCCGCGGCGAGTTCGGCGGGCTGGGCATCGAGGTCACGACGGAGGAGGGGGTCGTCCGCGTCGTTTCCCCCATTGATGATACCCCGGCCTACCGGGCCGGCGTCCTGCCGGGCGACTACATCGTCGCCATCGATGACGAGAGCATCGTCGGCCTGCCGCTGAACGAGGCGGTGGAGAAGATGCGCGGTCCCGTCGGCACCAGCATCAAGGTCACCATCCGCCGTCCCGAGGTGCAGGAGCCGATCGACTACAATCTGACCCGCGCCGTGGTGAAGGTGCAGTCCGTCCGCTATCGCGTGGAAGCCGGGAACGTCGGCTATATCCGCATTTCGAGCTTCAACGAGCAGACCCAGCCCGGCCTGGAAAAGGCCATCGCGAAGCTGGAGGAGGATCTGGGGGATGATCTGGTCGGCTATGTGCTGGACCTTCGCAATAATCCCGGCGGCCTGCTGAACGAGGCGATCAGCGTCTCCGATACCTTCCTGGAGCGCGGCGAGATCGTCTCCACCCGCGGGCGGGACAGCGCCGACAGTGAGCGCGCCAATGCCAAGCCGGGTGACCTCGCGAAAGGCAAGCCTGTCGTCGTTCTGATCAATGGCGGCTCCGCCTCCGCGTCGGAGATCGTGGCCGGGGCGTTGCAGGACCATCGCCGCGCCATCGTTCTGGGTACCCAGAGCTTCGGCAAGGGGTCGGTCCAGACGATCATTCCGCTACAGGGCAACGGCGCCATGCGGCTGACCACGGCGCGCTACTACACGCCGTCCGGCCGGTCCATCCAGCAGCTCGGCATCACCCCGGACATCGAGGTGCATCCGGCCAAGCTGGAAGAGATCGCCGAGGGGCAGCGCCGCCGCGAAGCAGACCTCCGCCATTCCCTGAGCAATCCGGAGCGGCAGGGGACGCCGCCCGCGCAGGGCGAAGTTCAGCCGCAAACGCAGACTCCCGCTCCCGGCCCGACTTCCGAGGTGCAGCCGCCAGCTCCGACGGGCGGTGAGGTGGAAGCGCCAGCGGCGCCCGAGGCGACGACCGCCCAGGGGCAGCCCAACGAGCCGCCCTTCGACTACCAGCTGGCGCGTGCCGTGGACCTGCTGCGCGGGGTCAGCCTGTTCGCGCAGGCGAAGCCGCTGAACTGATATCGGTCTGAGAATTGGCCCGCTTTCAGTTCAGACGCAAGGCGGCAGCCGGAGCGGCGTTCGATCCGGGTGATCCGGATCTGGCGCTTTCCGGCAGCGCCGCGGTGCTCGCCCAACGCTTCGGCGTGCGTCGCGGAACCGCCGAGCATTCCGCCCTGGACGATGTCCCGCCGGCTGCCCCCAGGTGTGGCCGGCAATCGTCGTTCAACCCGTTGAAGCTCCTCCGCAGACGCAAGCCGGCCGCGCCGGACGGTTATCTGGCCCTGGAAGCCCCGGGGAGGCGCAAGAGCCGGCGTCTCAGCGCCGTTTCGCTCGCCTTCGGTATGGTTATGCTGTCCGGCGCCGGACTGCTGGTCTGGCTGGCACTCACGGCGGAGGAGACTGTCAGCCGGCTCGATCCCTTGCCGCCGGTTGTGGCTCCAGTACTGCTTCCTGACGGGACGCCGCGCTTCCAGGAACCGGTGGCTGCTACGGTGGTCCCCCCCGAGGTTGCGCCGGCAGAGGAGGTGGACCCCGTCGATCTGCCGGTTGAACTGGCGCCCTCGCGCAATGAGGCGATGTTGGAGCGCGGTCCGGCCGGACTGCTGCCCGTTGTGGCGGCGGACGGCACCGCTCCCTGGCAGCACTATGCCCGGCCCTTCCCGCAGGAGGATGGCCGCCCGCGGGTCGCCATCGTCGTGGCGGAACTGGGTTTGTCTTCCAAGGCAACCGATAGCGCCGTCGCCCGGCTGCCTGGCGCGGTGACCATGGCATTCGTGCCGGGGACCGCCGATCTGCAGGCGCAGATCGACAAGGCGCGGGCGGACGGGCATGAGGTGTTGCTGTCAGTTCCCATGGAGCCGGTTGGCTTTCCCGCCAACGACCCCGGGCCGGGCACACTCCTGACCAATCTAGGGGATGAGCGGAACATCAGCCGGCTTGAGACCGCGATGACGGCGGCCACCGGGTATGTCGGGCTGACCAGTACCACCGGTAGCTATTTCCTGACGCGTCAGGAGAATCTGCGGCCGATCCTGAACCAGGTTCAGCGGCGAGGGCTGCTGTATGTGGACAGTCGGCCAGTGGCTGAAAGCCAAGCCACCCGGATCGCGACGGAGATCAAGCTTCCACGGGCGGTGGCTGACATCCAGGTGGACCGGATGGCCTCGCCCGCCGGGATTGACGCACAGCTGGCGGAACTGGAACGGCTGGCCAAGGCCAACGGAGCTGCCGTCGGCTTCGCGCAGGCGCTGCCGGTTACGATGGAGCGCCTGGTCCTCTGGGCCGAAGGGCTGCGGGAGCGTGGAGTCGTGCTGGCGCCGGTCAGCGCCGTGGTGAACCGTCAAGCTGACCGCTGACGGAATGAGCCGTCAGGCTCTGTGATAGGGGTGACCAGCCAGTATCTGCTGCGCGCGGTAGAGTTGCTCGGCCAGCATGCCCCGCACCATCATGTGCGGCCATGTCATGGGGCCAAAGGCGAGCAGAAGGTCGGCCCGGCGGCGGACCTCCTCTGCCAAACCATCCGCTCCGCCGATGACGAAGGCGATGTCCGCCGTGCCCTGGTCGCGCCAAGCGCCGATGCGGGCGGCAAAATCCGATGAGGGCAACGCACGGCCCCGCTCATCCAGGGCAACCAGTTTGGCGCCGGCAGGTATCGCGGCGAGGAGAAGCTCGGCTTCCAGCCGCTTCAGCTCCTCCCCTTCCACGCGTTTCTTGACCTCGACCTCCCGCAGGGTCAGGG comes from the Indioceanicola profundi genome and includes:
- a CDS encoding Lrp/AsnC family transcriptional regulator, encoding MRRKLDQIDIRILKELQQDGRITNQALSERVGLSPRPCLERVRRLERDGLILRYQAMLDLRKLQSCITVLAQIAMERQGQAHRQIFERRLADTPEVVECFEVSGEFDYIAKLVCPDVDAYQALTQGWIDDGELGVSRVTSNIVLRPVRELAPLPIFSDEG
- a CDS encoding dimethylarginine dimethylaminohydrolase family protein; amino-acid sequence: MADTRHAAPRARIMMCAPDYFEVSYSINPWMHPDDWNSRRDELTGRSADGWSLLRHKLEQLGAAIELVPPADGLPDMVFTANAAVILDGKALNATFRFPERQGETPLFRKAFDQLAARGILTEVHDMPAGVHLEGAGDCVHDINRETFFLGYGFRSDREAAPVVAELFGEQVVPLELVDPRFYHMDTCLNPLSRGHVMWVPCAFSRQGQGLIREIVGDENLIEVPMEDAEKLACNAVNLGDDIVLAEASQRMRSMVAEHGYTTHEVPIRSFGMSGGSAWCLVLRLDRHSKRGARAAQLELAEAGD
- the rocD gene encoding ornithine--oxo-acid transaminase, translated to MRANVVADAIAVEERWCARNYKPLPVVISRAEGVWMWDADGTRYLDMMSAYSAVNLGHSHPRILHALTEQAAKVAVVSRAFHTDRLGPFLAKLCELTGLDGACPMNTGAEAVETAIKAARRWGYRVKNIPEGRAEIIVARGNFHGRTTTIVGFSSEAEYQDGFGPFAPGFRLVDYGDADALEAAITPDTAAILIEPIQGEAGIVVPPTGYLRRVREICDRQNVLMILDEIQSGLGRTGKWFAYQHEDIRPDGLCLGKALGGGVLPVSAFVARRDVISQFVPGNHGSTFGGNPLAAAVGLEALNTIADEKLVERSAELGAHMMTRLSAINSPLIAGVRGRGLWVGVEINPTLATARSVCEALMRNGVLSKETHDTVIRFAPPLVISAEELDWAINRFEETLSALFLADAKVPA
- a CDS encoding murein hydrolase activator EnvC family protein produces the protein MAVALAAGIHSMSVANAAPAVDTQDRLRQVERDLQAGEKERAKLDARAEALEQELAELRASLISAAAEARAKGEELDRLETELARLDADEAARSARIEADRAALAELLAALQRLSRMPPEAMIARPEPPSRTLKSALLLRAAVPQLKERADALAAELEQLASLRTELAAQREEVAAAAAALDRRHAETAKLAARREELYRSTDSERQALSTRLAALAGQAGDLKELIDKVEAERRAAAERQRAEEAARQAQAQAERERRAKERAEAMKRAPGMSKSGGMILPVGGDVVTRYGEQDRFGVTSRGLTLKGRAGADVVAPLEGSVMFAGPFKGYGLILILEHAGGYHSLLAGLGRIDGQVGQHVLAGEPLGALSSDGTPTMYFELRRGGQPINPMHGVSSSDGKGQS
- a CDS encoding S41 family peptidase, encoding MKKLLSSVATVSLLMLAPACAGAQGKQAVQSDTYKQLDLFADVFERVRSEYVEQVTDEELIEAAISGMLTSLDPHSSFLNKDSFQDMQVQTRGEFGGLGIEVTTEEGVVRVVSPIDDTPAYRAGVLPGDYIVAIDDESIVGLPLNEAVEKMRGPVGTSIKVTIRRPEVQEPIDYNLTRAVVKVQSVRYRVEAGNVGYIRISSFNEQTQPGLEKAIAKLEEDLGDDLVGYVLDLRNNPGGLLNEAISVSDTFLERGEIVSTRGRDSADSERANAKPGDLAKGKPVVVLINGGSASASEIVAGALQDHRRAIVLGTQSFGKGSVQTIIPLQGNGAMRLTTARYYTPSGRSIQQLGITPDIEVHPAKLEEIAEGQRRREADLRHSLSNPERQGTPPAQGEVQPQTQTPAPGPTSEVQPPAPTGGEVEAPAAPEATTAQGQPNEPPFDYQLARAVDLLRGVSLFAQAKPLN
- a CDS encoding divergent polysaccharide deacetylase family protein, producing MARFQFRRKAAAGAAFDPGDPDLALSGSAAVLAQRFGVRRGTAEHSALDDVPPAAPRCGRQSSFNPLKLLRRRKPAAPDGYLALEAPGRRKSRRLSAVSLAFGMVMLSGAGLLVWLALTAEETVSRLDPLPPVVAPVLLPDGTPRFQEPVAATVVPPEVAPAEEVDPVDLPVELAPSRNEAMLERGPAGLLPVVAADGTAPWQHYARPFPQEDGRPRVAIVVAELGLSSKATDSAVARLPGAVTMAFVPGTADLQAQIDKARADGHEVLLSVPMEPVGFPANDPGPGTLLTNLGDERNISRLETAMTAATGYVGLTSTTGSYFLTRQENLRPILNQVQRRGLLYVDSRPVAESQATRIATEIKLPRAVADIQVDRMASPAGIDAQLAELERLAKANGAAVGFAQALPVTMERLVLWAEGLRERGVVLAPVSAVVNRQADR
- the rlmH gene encoding 23S rRNA (pseudouridine(1915)-N(3))-methyltransferase RlmH yields the protein MRLWLAAVGRAKPGPARDLFEEYQGRLGWPLTLREVEVKKRVEGEELKRLEAELLLAAIPAGAKLVALDERGRALPSSDFAARIGAWRDQGTADIAFVIGGADGLAEEVRRRADLLLAFGPMTWPHMMVRGMLAEQLYRAQQILAGHPYHRA